In candidate division WOR-3 bacterium, the following are encoded in one genomic region:
- a CDS encoding ABC transporter ATP-binding protein: MFHGEFMLPEEEERAQGRAIDYLRRLWPFFSPYLGRIVAAGLLLLVSSGLSLLGPVLLKRAIDVNLVRSDLHGLAITSLLYLAVQTGIFVATYYQLVWLAQVGEQGAADLKRRLFEHILKLPMSFFDQNPSGKLISRVESDTEALKMLFTRTSVVLLQSGLMLVGMSVIMGITSWRLYLLVAMLLPPFVLAFYLFQKKVRPVYLEVRRRVADINNLVVEALRGLPVIQVFNQEGNFAARMDRLNRQKFTGELKASYLWYAVWFLVDFGELLGIGLVLAVGGSWALKGALTVGTLVLFISYISRLFAPLRAISDQINIMQRAFASAERALKILDQQPEPAGRITGPLRFNQEIEFQGVWFAYEGEEYVLRDINLRIGRGEKVALVGETGGGKSSLIGLILKFYRPQQGRILFDGIDLQEIDNESLRRLTGFVPQEVVLFPGTVLDNLRLFDQTVTPEQVIRAAERVRIDESIRRFAQGYETPVTEAGANLSLGERQLLAFARALVRDPQMLILDEATSAIDPQTERLIQEGMQELLAGRTAIIIAHRLATIQLVDRIVVVHKGRIAEQGAHEELLRKDGIYARLFRLQFVEQAVGSNG; this comes from the coding sequence ATGTTTCATGGTGAGTTCATGCTGCCTGAGGAGGAGGAGCGGGCACAGGGCCGGGCAATTGATTACCTGCGCCGGCTCTGGCCCTTCTTCTCTCCATATCTGGGCAGGATTGTGGCAGCCGGCCTGCTGCTGCTGGTCTCGAGCGGGCTTTCGCTGCTCGGTCCGGTGCTTTTGAAGCGGGCGATTGATGTCAACCTCGTCCGGAGTGACCTGCACGGGCTGGCAATTACCTCGCTTTTATATCTGGCGGTTCAGACCGGCATCTTCGTTGCCACCTATTACCAGCTCGTGTGGCTGGCGCAGGTGGGTGAACAGGGTGCGGCAGATCTGAAAAGGCGGCTGTTTGAGCACATCCTGAAACTGCCGATGTCCTTTTTTGATCAGAATCCGAGCGGAAAGCTCATCTCCCGGGTTGAGAGTGACACCGAGGCGCTGAAGATGCTTTTCACCCGGACCTCGGTCGTGCTGCTCCAGAGCGGCCTGATGCTTGTGGGGATGAGCGTAATCATGGGCATTACCAGCTGGCGGCTTTATCTGCTGGTGGCGATGCTTCTGCCGCCGTTTGTGCTTGCCTTTTACCTGTTTCAGAAGAAGGTCCGGCCGGTTTATCTTGAGGTCCGGCGCCGGGTGGCTGATATCAACAATCTGGTGGTGGAGGCGCTGCGCGGACTGCCGGTGATTCAGGTGTTCAATCAGGAGGGGAATTTCGCTGCCCGGATGGACCGGCTGAACCGGCAGAAGTTCACGGGTGAGCTGAAGGCGTCCTATCTCTGGTATGCGGTCTGGTTTCTGGTTGATTTCGGTGAACTCTTGGGGATCGGACTGGTGCTGGCGGTCGGCGGGAGCTGGGCTTTGAAGGGTGCGCTGACCGTCGGCACGCTCGTGCTTTTTATCTCCTATATCAGCCGGCTCTTTGCTCCGCTGCGGGCGATTTCGGACCAGATTAACATCATGCAGCGGGCGTTTGCCTCAGCGGAGCGGGCGCTGAAAATTCTGGACCAGCAGCCCGAGCCTGCCGGCAGAATCACCGGTCCGCTCAGGTTCAATCAGGAGATTGAGTTTCAGGGGGTGTGGTTTGCGTATGAAGGTGAGGAGTATGTGCTCCGGGATATAAATCTCAGAATCGGCCGGGGCGAGAAGGTGGCACTGGTCGGTGAGACCGGCGGGGGCAAGAGTTCACTCATCGGACTGATTCTGAAATTTTACCGTCCGCAGCAGGGGAGGATCCTCTTTGACGGCATCGACCTGCAGGAGATTGATAATGAGTCATTGCGCCGGCTGACCGGATTTGTGCCGCAGGAGGTGGTGCTGTTTCCGGGCACGGTGCTGGACAACCTCCGGCTGTTTGACCAGACTGTTACCCCCGAACAGGTGATCCGGGCGGCAGAGCGGGTGCGGATTGACGAATCGATCCGGCGTTTTGCTCAGGGGTATGAAACCCCGGTTACCGAAGCTGGCGCGAATCTTTCGCTGGGTGAAAGGCAGCTGCTGGCATTCGCCCGGGCGCTGGTGCGGGACCCGCAGATGCTGATTCTGGATGAGGCGACATCTGCAATCGATCCCCAGACCGAAAGGCTGATTCAGGAGGGCATGCAGGAGCTGCTTGCCGGCAGAACCGCCATCATCATTGCTCACCGGCTGGCAACGATTCAGCTGGTTGATCGGATCGTCGTGGTCCACAAGGGCAGGATCGCAGAGCAGGGCGCGCATGAGGAGCTGCTGAGAAAAGACGGCATCTATGCCCGGCTTTTCCGGCTGCAGTTTGTCGAGCAGGCGGTGGGGAGCAATGGCTAG